A window of the Acidobacteriota bacterium genome harbors these coding sequences:
- a CDS encoding aldo/keto reductase, protein MSAGVPPLKSFRLPDFLYGTAWKEERTAALTGLALRTGFRGIDTANQRRHYVEAGVGEALAKAYREGVVTRSELFLQTKFTCQAGQDHRLPYDSAAPLPLQVAQSMASSLAHLGTDYVDSYVLHGPSSWPDWSPADAAVWEAMVQQRAAGHTRRLGVSNISLRQLEQLIARHPEAPAFVQNRCFARLGWDREVRHLCENKGIVYQGFSLLTANPEVLGHPLVTGLATRAGATPAQIVFAFAHAIGILPLTGTTNDLHMREDLASRELTLPPQAVNAIEALAG, encoded by the coding sequence GTGAGTGCTGGCGTGCCACCGCTCAAGTCTTTTCGCCTGCCGGACTTCCTTTATGGCACGGCATGGAAAGAAGAGCGCACCGCGGCACTCACCGGACTGGCGCTTCGAACCGGATTTCGCGGCATCGACACTGCCAATCAGCGGCGCCATTACGTGGAAGCCGGCGTCGGTGAGGCGTTGGCGAAGGCTTATCGCGAGGGCGTGGTGACCCGCTCCGAACTTTTTCTGCAGACCAAGTTCACCTGCCAGGCCGGGCAGGACCATCGCCTTCCCTACGACTCCGCTGCGCCGCTCCCGCTCCAGGTCGCACAGTCGATGGCAAGTTCGCTCGCGCATCTTGGGACTGACTACGTGGACAGCTATGTTTTGCACGGTCCTTCGTCGTGGCCCGACTGGTCCCCCGCCGACGCCGCGGTGTGGGAGGCGATGGTGCAGCAGCGCGCAGCCGGCCACACGCGCCGCCTCGGCGTGAGCAACATCTCGCTGCGCCAACTCGAACAGCTGATCGCGCGCCACCCCGAAGCTCCCGCGTTCGTGCAGAACCGATGCTTCGCGCGACTGGGATGGGACCGTGAGGTGCGCCACCTTTGTGAGAATAAAGGCATCGTGTACCAGGGCTTCTCGTTGCTCACCGCGAATCCCGAGGTGCTTGGGCATCCGCTCGTCACCGGCCTCGCCACCCGCGCCGGCGCCACGCCCGCGCAGATCGTCTTTGCGTTTGCGCACGCCATCGGCATCCTGCCCTTGACCGGCACCACCAACGACCTCCACATGCGCGAGGATCTCGCCAGCCGCGAGCTCACGCTCCCGCCCCAGGCCGTCAACGCCATCGAAGCCCTGGCCGGATAG